The DNA segment GGCCGTCCCGGTCAGATAGGGCCCGCTGAGGCAGTGCCGGCTCTGCATCTCCTCCGGTCCGCCCACGGCCACAATCTCCCCACCCTGCTCGCCGGCGCCGGGCCCCATCTCCACCAGGTGGTCCGCCGCAAGCATGGTGTCCCGGTCATGCTCCACCACAATCACCGTGTTCCCGAGATCCCGGATCTCCCGCAGCGTGTTGAGCAGGCGGCCGGTATCCCTTGGATGGAGCCCCACAGTGGGCTCGTCAAGCACGTAGAGAACGCCGGAGAGCTTGGAGCCGATCTGGGTAGCCAGCTGGATCCGCTGTTTCTCGCCGCCGCTCAGGGTATCGGCGCGTCGCAGCAGCGTCAGATAGCCCAGGCCGACCTCGGCAAGGAAGGAGACCCGTTTGTCGAGCTCCTCCAGCACCTGGTGCACGATGGTCCGATCCGTTTCGCCGAGCCGCAGCGACCGGAGGATCTCCAACAGATTCTCCACAGATGCGCTGACGAGCTCGGGCAGACTGTGGCCGTCCACCAGAACGCTCCGGGCCTCCTCCCGGAGCCGGACCCCCCGACAGGTCTGGCAGAGCTCCTCGGTTCTGTATCTGGCGAGCTCTTCACGGACACCCTCCGACTCCGTCTCGTTCCAGCGCCGTTCCAGCCAGTGCATCAGCCCCTCGTAGCGGCCCATGTAGCTGTGCTCGCGGCTGCCCTCGTAGAAGGTCATGGGAACCCGCTCATCGCTGCCGTAGAGCACCACCTGCCGGAGGTCTTCGTCCAGCTCTCCGAAGGCCCCCGAGAGATCCCACCCCTTCGCGTCGGCCAGCTGCCGCAGACGGCGGAGCATGTAGTGCTTGCCCTTCCAGGGCAGCATCGCCCCGTCGAAGACAGAGAGGGCGGGGTCGACGGCGATATCCTCGGCGAAGTACTCGTGGCTCCCCAGTCCGTGGCAGTCCGGACAGGCGCCGTAGGGACTGTTGAAGGAAAAGAGCCGCGGTTCGATCTCCGGAAAGGCCACCCCGCAGTCCAGACAGATGTACTTCTCGGTAAAGAGATGCTCCGAGCCACCGTCCACGACGAGCAGCACAAAGCCGTCGCTCTCCTGCATGGCAAGCTGTACGGCCTCGCTGAGCCGATCCCGTTTCTCCTCGGCCGCCCGCAGCCGATCCAGGACAATCTCGATGGTGTGCTTGGCGTTCTTCTCCAGGGGAATCTCCTCTTCGAGCCAGAACACCGTACCGTCCACCCGGGCCCGGAGGTAGCCTTTCTGCTGGATCTGCTTGAAGAGATTCCGAAACTGCCCCCGCTGGTTGCGCACAACCGGGGCCAGGATCTCCAGCCGCGACCCGCTGTACTGCTGGAGCACCACATCGACGATCTCGTCCAGGGTGTGCCGCTGCAGCTCCCTGCCGCAGGAGGGGCAGGTGGGCCGCCCCACCCTGCCAAAGAGCAGCCGGAGGTAGTCGTAGATCTCGGTGGTGGTCCCCACCGTGGAACGGGGGTTGTG comes from the Synergistales bacterium genome and includes:
- the uvrA gene encoding excinuclease ABC subunit UvrA, whose amino-acid sequence is MSQQIVVRGAREHNLKDIDVTLPKERITVITGPSGSGKSTLAFDTIYAEGQRRYIESLSAYIRQFLGVQGKPDVEDISGLSPAIAIEQRVHSHNPRSTVGTTTEIYDYLRLLFGRVGRPTCPSCGRELQRHTLDEIVDVVLQQYSGSRLEILAPVVRNQRGQFRNLFKQIQQKGYLRARVDGTVFWLEEEIPLEKNAKHTIEIVLDRLRAAEEKRDRLSEAVQLAMQESDGFVLLVVDGGSEHLFTEKYICLDCGVAFPEIEPRLFSFNSPYGACPDCHGLGSHEYFAEDIAVDPALSVFDGAMLPWKGKHYMLRRLRQLADAKGWDLSGAFGELDEDLRQVVLYGSDERVPMTFYEGSREHSYMGRYEGLMHWLERRWNETESEGVREELARYRTEELCQTCRGVRLREEARSVLVDGHSLPELVSASVENLLEILRSLRLGETDRTIVHQVLEELDKRVSFLAEVGLGYLTLLRRADTLSGGEKQRIQLATQIGSKLSGVLYVLDEPTVGLHPRDTGRLLNTLREIRDLGNTVIVVEHDRDTMLAADHLVEMGPGAGEQGGEIVAVGGPEEMQSRHCLSGPYLTGTATGVVQSLAKRRPPTGWIAVAGAAENNLQEIDVAFPTGVLACLTGVSGSGKSSLMYEVLYKGLRRKLDRQYRVRPGAHRSVAGYEALRNVVLIDQSPIGRTPRSNPATYTGVFTPIRELFAQLPESRIRGYRPGRFSFNVKGGRCEACKGDGVVKVSMLFLPDVYVTCDVCKGKRFNRETLEVEHHGKNISDILEMTVDEALEQFADIPRIAGKLRVISEAGLGYIRLGQSATTLSGGEAQRVKLATELSKRFRGQTCYLLDEPTTGLHYTDVRKLLRLLHKLVDQGNSVLVIEHNLDVLASADYLVDLGPEGGERGGTLVAAGTPEDVAAGGSGHTSAHLSRFLEQIGTGGGQQDG